The Oncorhynchus kisutch isolate 150728-3 linkage group LG14, Okis_V2, whole genome shotgun sequence genomic sequence TTGTGTTCCACTGGGGAAGAACTTCAGGACCCTGTTTTACAAAACATAAGCAAGATTAGCAGCTCAAAAAAAATCACTTATCATTTCATTATCTAAACATCCAACATACTGTTTTGTAATTCATGCAATAAACTAGAGTCTGAACTATTCCAGTTAGCTGGACAATTTTAAttttttacctaggcaagtcagttactactactactactactactactacacctactactactactactgctactagtactactactactactactactactacacctactactactactactatacctactactacgactagtactactactactatacctactactaatactactactactgctagtagTACTAATACTAtacctactactactgctactactactactacacctactaccactactgctactactgctagtagtactactactatacctactactactacacctactactgctactactactgctaatactactactactgctactactactgctagtagtactactactatacctactactactactactacacctacacctactactactactacacctactactactactactactacacctactactactgctactactactactactactatacctactactactactcctactgctactactactaccactactactgctactactactactactactactactacacctaccactactactactactattactactgctgccaccactactactactactactactgctgctactactgctgctgctactactactactaatactactactactgctagtagtactactactactactacacctactaccactactgctactactgctagtagtactactactactaccactactgctactactactgctactactactactactactactactgctactactactgctagtagtactactactatacctactactactactactacacctactactactactactgctactacacctacacctactactactactacacctactaccactactactgctactactactactactactatacctactactactactactcctactactactactactgctactacacctactactactaccactactactgctactactactacacctaccactactactactactattactactgctgccaccactactactactactactactgctgctactactgctgctgctactgctactactactgctgctgctactactaatactgctgctactactactgctgctactactgctgctactactatacctactactactactgctgctacatttgctgctactactatacctactactactactactactgctgctactactatacctactactgctgctactactactactcctactgctactactactaataccccTTGTCGTTCTTCCTCCATCTTCCCCTCATCTCTAAACTTCCCATCTTCTTTCCTCCTCGTCTACcttcctctttcactctcctCTTACTGTCGTTTCCTGTATAAATACTAATGTTGTAATGTATGCTATTGTCCACCAGAGGGAGGCATTGACCCACAATGCAAACCTGAACAAATCAAATCTACTTAGCCTAATACTTCTGGTTCCATTCTCTTATGCTTTCATCCCTGTCCTCTTTTGATATGCATATTACTTAAGCACTCACATTCTTCTCTAAAGCTTTTTAAGTTGTAGCTACTAGCTGGCTAGGTCATTTACCTAATCAACCATTAGCAGTCTCTTACTTCTAGCCAGCCGACTGTAGTGCATTATCATTACTGTAGCATTATCCTAATGAGCCAGCAGCAAGGGGCCATAGCTGTGTTCAAGTggcatatatattattattatattgttctTACATTAAGTGGATTTATTCTCTCCTAATAGGGTGAACTGGGTATCGCCTTAGGAACACGCCACACGTAAGTGATTCTTTTCTCCCCTCACACCATCCATCTTCCATGTACTCTCAGAATTCAATTTGTCTCCAAGAAACGGTGGAGACTCATGAGACCTGAGCTGAATATTGTCTCATAACTTAATATACTTAGTTGGTCTCTGAAGAACTAACCAATGATTGATATCAGTGGCAAGAAaagaagtatgtgaaccctttggaaatacctggatttctgcataatttGGGCATAACATGTGATCTGtacttcatctaggtcacaacaacagacaaacacagtctgcttaatctaataacacacaaacaataatacattttcatgtctttattgaacacaccgtgtaaacattcacagttgCAGGgtggggaaaagtatgtgaacccttggatttaataactggttgaacctcctttggcagcaataacctcaaccaaacattttctgtagttgcggatcagacctgcacaacggtcaggaggcattatggaccattcctctttacaaaactgtttcagttcagcaatattcttgggatgtttggtgtgaactgctctcttgagatCATGCCAtagcatctcaatcaggttgaggtcaggactctgactggaccactccagcaggcatattttcttctgttgaagccattttgttgttgatttacttctgtgttctgggttattgtcctgttgcatcacccaacttctgttgaactTCAAAACCCGTGAaagagtaggtttgtccaaacctttgactggtactgtacacacataGTCACATACACAACGAGAGGAGCATTCAGAGGAGCAGTCGTGcgcgcactcactcactcactcactcactcactcactcactcactcactcactcactcactcacactctcacacactcactcacactctcactcactcacactctcacacactctcactcactcactcactcactcactcactcactcactcactcactcactcactcactcacactctcattcactcactcactctcactcactcactcactcactcactcacactcactcaataCTCTACTTGCtgttacctgctgttgttgtgctagctgattagctgttgtctcacctactgttttagctagctctcccaattcaacacctgtgattactgtatgcctcgctgtatgtctctctcaaatgtcaatatgccttgtatactgttgttcaggttagttatcattgttttagtttacaatggagcccctagttccactcttcatacccctgatacctcctttgtcccacctcccacacatgcggtgacctcacccattacaaccagcatgtccagagatacaacctctctcatcatcacccagtgcctgggcttacctccgctgtacccgcaccccaccatacccctgtctgcgcattatgccctgaatctattctaccacacccagaaatctgctccttttattctctgtccccaacgctctaggcgaccagttttaatagcctttagccgcaccctcattctactcctcctctgttccgcgggtgatgtggaggtaaacccaggccctgcatgtccccaggcaccctcatttgttgacttctgtgatcgaaaaagccttggtttcatgcatgtcaacatcagaagccttctccctaagtttgttttactcactgctttagcacactctgctaaccccgatgtccttgccgtgtctgaatcctggctcaggaaggccaccaaaaattctaagatttccatacccaactataacattttccatcaagatagaactgccaaagggggaggagttagcctgcaaagtaatgtcatactctccaggtccatacccaaacagttcgaactacttttgaaaattactctctccagaaataagtctctcactgttgccgcctgctaccgacccccctcagctcccagctgtgccctggacaccatttgtgaattgatcgccccccatctagcttcagagtttgttctgttaggtgacctaaactgggatatgcttaacacctcggcagtcctacaatctaagctagatgccctcaatctcacacaaatcatcaaggaacccaccaggtacaaccttaattctgtaaacaagggcaccctcatagacgtcatcctgaccaactggccctccaaatacacctccgctgtcttcaaccaggatctcagcgatcactgcctcattgcctgtatccgctacggagccgcagtcaaacgaccacccctcatcactgtcaaacgctccctaaaacacttctgtgagcaggcctttctaatcgacctggcccgggtatcctggaaggacattaacctcatcccgtcagttgaggatgcctggtcattctttaaaagtaacttcctcaccattttagataagcatgctccgttcaaaaaatgcagaactaagaacagatacagcccttggttcactccagacctgactgccctcgaccagcacaaaaatatcctgtggcggactgcaatagcatcgaatagtccccgcgatatgcaactgttcagggaagtcaggaaccaatacacacagtcagtcaggaaagctaaggccagcttcttcaggcagaagtttgcatcctgtagctccaactccaaaaagttctgggacactgtgaagtccatggagaacaagagcacctcctcccagctgcccactgcactgaggctaggtaacacggtcaccaccgataaatccatgattatcgaaaa encodes the following:
- the LOC116353276 gene encoding uncharacterized protein DDB_G0271670-like, which codes for SSSSSSSSSSSSSSSSSSGGSSSNSSSSSGRCSSSSSSSSSSSSGSSSSSRSSSSRYSSSSSSSSSSRCSSSSSSRCSSSSRCRCSSSSSRYSSSTTSSSSSSSSSISSSSSSSRCSSSRYSSSTTSSSSSSGSRCSSSSSSSSRYSISTTSSSSSISSRYSSSSTSRSSRYSSSSSRCSSSSSSSSTSSSSS